From Sphingomonas sp. PAMC26645:
GACGCCGTCGAACGCGAACGCAACGCCGCGATGCAGGACCTCGCCACGCTCCGCGCGCAGAACGCCGAGCGCGCCACCGACTCCGATCGCCTGCGCCTCGACCTCACGACGATCCGCACCGACCGCGACGCCGCCCGCACCGAAATCGCCACGCTGAAAGCGCAAGGCGAGGCGTTCGAAGCGCGCCTGCTCGAACTTCGCGAGGCGAAGGACGTCATGGCCGCGCAGTTCGGCGACGTCGCCAACAAGCTGCTCAGCTACGCGCAGAAGACCTTCCTCGAACGCGCCGACGCCCGCTTCCGCCAGTCGGAGGAAAGCGCCGGCCTGAACCTCAAGTCGATGCTCCAGCCCGTCAGCGACCGCCTGCAACGGTACGAAGAAGGCGTCGCCAAGGTCGAGGCCGAGCGCCGCGATGCGTTCGGCGATCTCAAGGGCCAGATCGAGCAGATGCGCCTGGGCCAGGAAAAGGTCTCGACCGAAGCCGCCAAACTCGTCAATTCCTTACGCAACGCCCCCAAGTCCCGCGGCCGCTGGGGCGAACAACAACTAAAGAACGTCCTAGAAACCTGCGGCCTCAGCGAACACACCGACTTCCAGACGGAGGTCTCGGTCGCAGTAGGCGACGACGGCGCCCGCCTGCGCCCCGACGCGATCATCCGCGTCCCCGGCGGTCGAGCACTGGTGATCGACGCAAAGGTCTCGCTCAATGCGTACCAGGACGCATTCGGCGCGGTCGACGACGCCGAGCGCCTGATCGGACTCGCCGCCCACGCAGCCTCGATGCGCGCGCACGTCAACGGCCTCGGCAATAAGGCCTATTGGAGCCAGTTCGCCGACACGCCCGATTACGTCATCATGTTCGTCCCCGGCGAACACTTCCTCTCCGCCGCGCTCGAACACGACCCGACGCTATGGGATTTCGCCTTCGAAAAGCGCGTGTTGCTGGCCACCCCCACGAACCTGATCGCGATCGCCCGCACGGTCGCGGCGGTCTGGCGCCAGGAAAAACTCGCCAACGAAGCGCGCAAGATCGGCGAACTCGGCAAGGAAATGCACGACCGCCTCGCGAAGGTAGCCGACGATCTGCGGAAGGTCGGCGTCGGTCTCAACAGCGCGGTAAAGAACTTCAACGGCTTCACCAACTCGTTCAACGGCCGCCTGATGGTAACCGGCCGCAAGTTCCGCGACCTAAACATCGAGACGGGCGCGCGGGATTTGGAGGACGTGTCCTCTGTTGACGCACTCGCGCTAGGCGAGGGCCCTGCACTGATCGAGAAGCCGGAGAGCGTCGAAAGCTGAGACTAGCAGTTGTGAACCACCCCGGCGAAGGCCGGGGCCCAATTGGGGGACCCGAATGATGGACGCTGCGATCCGTTACTCTAGCTTTCCCAATTGGGCCCCGGCCTTCGCCGGGGTGGTGGTGGAGGGTGGCTTCTCTCGCACCGAAAACCGATCGGTACAAAATTCGTTCACCTCCGGGAAACCTTTCCCGACCCTGCGCATTAACCGGATAACGCCCCCAAGAGTCATCCGGTCATGAAACACCTAGTCCCCATCCTCTGCGCCCTCATCCCCTTCGCAGCGATGATCGGCGCCTGCGTAACCTGCCCCTGACACCCCCCGCAAAAGCACAAAAGAAAAGGCCCGCCGGATCACTCCGGGCGGGCCTTTCTGTATCGGCTAGAAGGGAAGCGAACGGATCAACCCTGCGCCTCTTCCTCCTGGTCGCGCGGTGCTTCGGCAGTCGCGCCGGGCTCTGCGTTCGGATCGTAATCCTCGACGAAGCCAGCCTCGTCGCGCTCGAACATCGACGACATCACGTCGACGCCCGAAGCCTGCATCTCGGCCTCTTCAGGCGAGCGGGCGACGTTGACCTTGACGGCCACCGACACCTCGGGGTGCAGCGAGACCTTGACGGTGTAAACACCGATCGCCTTGATCGGCTTGTCGAGCACGATCGCCGACTTGCCGACCTTGTGACCGTCGGCCACCAGCGCGTCGACCAGATCGCGAACCGCGACCGAACCGTAGAGCTGACCGGTGTTCGACGCCTGACGGATCAGGGTCACGGTCGCGTCGTTGAAGGTCTTCGCTTCGGTCTCGGCATCGCTGCGACGCGATGCGTTGTCCGATTCGATCTTCGCACGGTTCGACTCGAACACCTTGCGGTTCGCTTCGTTCGAACGAAGCGCCTTCTTGTTGGGAAGCAGGAAGTTACGTGCGTAACCGTCCTTGACCTTCACCACGTCGCCGATAGCACCAAGCTTTTCGACGCGCTCAAGCAGAATGACGTCCATGTGGGCGCTCCTTACTTAACGATGTAGGGCAGCAAGCCCAGATGACGCGCACGCTTGATGGCCTGGGCCAGTTCGCGCTGCTTCTTTGCGGCCACCGAAGTGATACGCGACGGGACGATCTTGCCACGCTCGGACACGAAGCCCTGCAGCAACCGGACGTCCTTATAGTCGATCCGGGGAGCGTCTTTGGCGGAGAACGGGCAGCTCTTGCGGCGGCGGAAGAATGGACGTGCCATGATTATTCAGCTCCCTCTTCGCGGTCACGACGGGGACCACGGTCCGGACGATCGCCACGATCGGGACGGCCCTCACGGCCACCTTCACGGTCGCCACGACGCTCGCGGTCACGATCCTGCTTGCGCATCATCACGGTCGGGCCCTCTTCGAGGGTGTCGACCTTGACCGTCATGTAACGGATGATGTCTTCGTTGATCTGGGTCTGGCGCTCCAGCTCTGCGATCACGCTGCCCGGGGCATCGATCTCGAGCATGACATAGTGCGCCTTGCGGTTCTTGGCGATCTTGTACGCCAGCGAACGCAGGCCCCAGTTCTCGGTCTTTACGACCCGACCTTCGTTGTCGTTCACGATCTTGGTGGCGATTTCCGCCAGTGCGTCCACCTGCGCTTGTGCCAGATCCTGGCGCGCAAGGAACACGTGCTCGTAAAGAGCCATGTCTTGTCCTTCGTCTTGGCCGATCGCTGATACACGCCCCATGCGTGCACCCCTCCGGCTGTCGTCTAGAATGCAAACAGGGGCGAGAGACGCGAATCTCTCACCCCGGTTGCAGAGGGCCTTACCCGTTTATCGGGGAAAGGCAAGGTGTTCAGGTTTACCGGCCCGTTTACCGGAACGCGCCGCCACGAACCTGGACCACGTTGCCGCGGCCGTTAATCAGCAGTGCGTCGTTGCCCGAGCGGACCCACTGGCTGCCACGCGGCGGGGCGGCGAGGCGATAGTTGCGGTACGTCGTGATGACCCGGTAGTTCTGCGCCTGGCGACGATCGAAGCGCTGGCCGGCGCGCCAGTTGCGATACTGCGGCGTGCGGACGACGGTGCGCTTGGTGACGACGGTGCGGCCGTTGTTATCGTTGTGGCGCACGGTGGTGACTTCGCGACGCTGCTGCGCTTCGGCAGGCGCTGCAGCGAGCAGCGGGCTGGCGACGAGGGTAGCGGC
This genomic window contains:
- a CDS encoding RcnB family protein; the encoded protein is MKKFILSALAATLVASPLLAAAPAEAQQRREVTTVRHNDNNGRTVVTKRTVVRTPQYRNWRAGQRFDRRQAQNYRVITTYRNYRLAAPPRGSQWVRSGNDALLINGRGNVVQVRGGAFR
- the rpsR gene encoding 30S ribosomal protein S18; its protein translation is MARPFFRRRKSCPFSAKDAPRIDYKDVRLLQGFVSERGKIVPSRITSVAAKKQRELAQAIKRARHLGLLPYIVK
- the rpsF gene encoding 30S ribosomal protein S6, with protein sequence MALYEHVFLARQDLAQAQVDALAEIATKIVNDNEGRVVKTENWGLRSLAYKIAKNRKAHYVMLEIDAPGSVIAELERQTQINEDIIRYMTVKVDTLEEGPTVMMRKQDRDRERRGDREGGREGRPDRGDRPDRGPRRDREEGAE
- the rplI gene encoding 50S ribosomal protein L9, producing the protein MDVILLERVEKLGAIGDVVKVKDGYARNFLLPNKKALRSNEANRKVFESNRAKIESDNASRRSDAETEAKTFNDATVTLIRQASNTGQLYGSVAVRDLVDALVADGHKVGKSAIVLDKPIKAIGVYTVKVSLHPEVSVAVKVNVARSPEEAEMQASGVDVMSSMFERDEAGFVEDYDPNAEPGATAEAPRDQEEEAQG
- the rmuC gene encoding DNA recombination protein RmuC, which translates into the protein MAEFAIIAVLALAVGILLGWLLASRRAATLASELAVAQTKVADADLIRTARDAVERERNAAMQDLATLRAQNAERATDSDRLRLDLTTIRTDRDAARTEIATLKAQGEAFEARLLELREAKDVMAAQFGDVANKLLSYAQKTFLERADARFRQSEESAGLNLKSMLQPVSDRLQRYEEGVAKVEAERRDAFGDLKGQIEQMRLGQEKVSTEAAKLVNSLRNAPKSRGRWGEQQLKNVLETCGLSEHTDFQTEVSVAVGDDGARLRPDAIIRVPGGRALVIDAKVSLNAYQDAFGAVDDAERLIGLAAHAASMRAHVNGLGNKAYWSQFADTPDYVIMFVPGEHFLSAALEHDPTLWDFAFEKRVLLATPTNLIAIARTVAAVWRQEKLANEARKIGELGKEMHDRLAKVADDLRKVGVGLNSAVKNFNGFTNSFNGRLMVTGRKFRDLNIETGARDLEDVSSVDALALGEGPALIEKPESVES